Genomic segment of candidate division KSB1 bacterium:
ATGGCGAAACCACGGCGACAAGAGTTGTTTGATTTGGATTTGAAAAAGGGAATCGGGATTGGCACCGGAAAAATCCAGCGCTTTCTTCTCTTCGTCGGTGAGCGCCTGCAGGGCCTCCGTCCAAATCGGCCGCAATTTTTTCTCCGCGACAGCATCGTCTTTTTCCGCTTTGACCACCGCAAACATTTTCTTTTGCAAATCGCGGTTCTTGGCAATTACCGCCTCGCTGGCGCCATTGGCTTTGGCGATCAGCGCACCTTGCAAATCCAGAATTTCCGCGCCGGTTATGCCCGGCCCGGCCATCATGACGATGAAGGCGACATCCGAAGTTTGCGCCGCCACCATCGGCGCAATCAAACCGCCTTCGCTGTGGCCGATCAGGCCGATTTGTTTCGGATTGATTTCCCGCCGCGTTTTGAGATATTCAATGCCAGCGATGACGTCGGTGGCAAAATCAGCGCTGGTGGCTTTGGCAAATTCACCGGTTGATTTACCCACGCCACGATCATCAAAACGCAGCACCGCCACGCCACGGCGCGTGAGCGCGTCGGCCAAAATTAAAAAAGGCCGATGGCCGAGCAGCGCTTCGTCGCGATTTTGCGGGCCGGAGCCGGTGATGAGAATCACCGCCGGAAACGGCTCACCGCTTTGGGGCAGGGTTAATGTTCCCACCAGTTTGATACCGGCTTGCCGATTATCGTAAACCACTTCCTCCTCATGATAAGGATAAGGCTTTTGCGGCTCTTGCGGCCGGCGCGGCAGTTCCGGCGCTTTGTCCGTCCTTTTTAAAACCAGCGGCAGCGCCGCCGCGCCTTGTTTCCACTCGCCGGTGATCGTCGTCTGATCGCTTTCCAGCTTTCCGTCAAAAACACCGAAGATGGATTTGACCTCGATCTTTACGTTCCCGTTTTCAAATGTCACTGCACTAACTGGAATTCCGGTGGCGCCTTGATCCGGGCTGTCCAACGTCGCGGTGAATTTGCCCTCGGGCGTTTTCGAAATATTGAACACGATGCGCAGCTCGAGGCTTTGCACTTTCAAAACGCCTTGCCAGATGCCTTCGAGGCCTTGCTGAGGAAAAGCGGTGAGCGGCGACATGGCCATTATGCCGCCCATCAGTAACGCGCGAATTTTATTCATAAATTTTCTCCGAATAGTTTTTCAAACGATGATACCCCTCAACGGCAAATTTATTCAGATTTCCAATTGTTCTCTGAGCCGCTCGATGCGCCGCCGGATCTCACTGTCATCTTTTTCGCGCCATTTGCAAAAAGCCAGCTCGATATAAGCCTGCTGCAATTGCCGCAGCCGCCACCAGGCAACGATCCCGCATGTCCACAATATCCGCCACCGCACGCGCCAGCGGCCGCCGAAGCTGAGCATCATCTCCGGCGCAACATACGGATCGTCCGGCTTCAATTCGCCGGCCAATTGCTCGGCAA
This window contains:
- a CDS encoding alpha/beta fold hydrolase, whose translation is MNKIRALLMGGIMAMSPLTAFPQQGLEGIWQGVLKVQSLELRIVFNISKTPEGKFTATLDSPDQGATGIPVSAVTFENGNVKIEVKSIFGVFDGKLESDQTTITGEWKQGAAALPLVLKRTDKAPELPRRPQEPQKPYPYHEEEVVYDNRQAGIKLVGTLTLPQSGEPFPAVILITGSGPQNRDEALLGHRPFLILADALTRRGVAVLRFDDRGVGKSTGEFAKATSADFATDVIAGIEYLKTRREINPKQIGLIGHSEGGLIAPMVAAQTSDVAFIVMMAGPGITGAEILDLQGALIAKANGASEAVIAKNRDLQKKMFAVVKAEKDDAVAEKKLRPIWTEALQALTDEEKKALDFSGANPDSLFQIQIKQLLSPWFRHFLFYDPQPTLKKVKCPVLAINGEKDLQVPPKENLSAIEKALKAGGNKNFTVTELPGLNHLFQTATTGSPAEYAKIEETISPAALQMMGDWILAQVKSK